The Megachile rotundata isolate GNS110a chromosome 8, iyMegRotu1, whole genome shotgun sequence genome has a segment encoding these proteins:
- the ClC-a gene encoding chloride channel protein 2 isoform X4, with the protein MPAFVLNRAYFVCNDEYLMYGRYTKDLGEYAKEEARKLKYHEKARRKYDKTRAEDLRKSRRGPLCRKLLALLAFAWKHTGARLGEDWVFLALLGVIMALISYAMDRGISMCNNARIWLYQDLTHHPALQYLAWVSLPVCLILFSAGFVHIVAPQSIGSGIPEMKTILRGVALKEYLTFRTLVAKVIGLTATLGSGLPLGKEGPFVHIASIVATLLSKLVTSFQGIYENESRNCEMLAAACAVGVAACFAAPIGGVLFSIEVTTVYFAVRNYWRGFFAAVCGATMFRLLAIWFQREETITAMFATNFTMDFPFDPQELFVFALIGVGSGLCGAFYVWLHRQYVIFMRKNKSMNSFLQKNRFLYPGIVSLLVSSISFPLGLGQFMAGDLNTHDQVYGLFTNFTWTKQELGVEEMNIVKHWSTAYTDVFIGLLGFGTFTFIFSIISSTVPVPSGIFIPVFKIGAALGRAVGEAMALWFPTGVRYGGIITPIVPGGYATVGAAAFSGAVTHTISVSVIVFEMTGQITHIVPIMIAVLISNAIAALLQPSIYDSIILIKKLPYLPDLLPSSSGMYNVYVEDFMVRDVRYIWHGITYQKLKEILKENRKLRGFPLVDNPDSMILLGSIQRLELIKLIEKHIGRERRLQVAQKWHKEAEERAREEMERQLRDQERTRRPSRFEVIPAPDILKMQRQSVNDLTMSPSNGTAPDHHTYHSPVFGSQPKKSILKKTNSFTLKGFSPLVSPAVTPYTTVTGAESRIRLAFEAIFRKSATLQDVDPDPELGSRAGVRRDSQEVAPHTPMLAPSPATSKKVQLPRERVIDMSAEDQKRWEESEMALEVDFSRCHIDPAPFQLVERTSLLKVHSLFSMVGVNHAYVTAIGRLVGVVGLKELRKAIEDANAGILPMHVENHIGVSTSSIAKSETDTESKNASTMNSIASVDCEKVEKV; encoded by the exons ATGCCGGCTTTCGTCCTGAACAGAGCTTATTTCGTTTGTAACGATGAATATCTT ATGTATGGTCGCTACACGAAGGACCTGGGTGAGTACGCAAAAGAAGAGGCACGCAAACTCAAATACCACGAGAAAGCTCGACGGAAATATGACAAGACCAGGGCGGAGGATTTACGGAAGTCGAGAAGAGGACCACTGTGTCGGAAGCTGCTGGCTCTGTTGGCCTTCGCCTGGAAACACACCGGAGCTAGACTAGGCGAGGACTGGGTCTTTTTGGCTCTTCTCGGTGTTATCATGGCACTTATCAGCTACGCCATGGATCGTGGGATCTCTATGTGCAATAACG CCAGGATATGGCTTTATCAGGATCTGACGCACCATCCGGCGCTTCAATATCTGGCCTGGGTGTCCTTGCCGGTTTGCCTGATCCTCTTCAGTGCCGGCTTCGTGCATATCGTTGCGCCGCAGAGCATAGGATCCGGAATTCCAGAGATGAAGACCATTCTACGCGGAGTCGCCTTGAAGGAGTACCTCACTTTTCGTACTCTAGTCGCCAAG GTGATAGGTTTGACCGCCACCCTGGGCTCCGGCTTGCCCCTAGGCAAAGAGGGTCCTTTCGTGCATATCGCCAGTATCGTAGCCACCCTTCTGTCGAAATTGGTCACCAGCTTTCAAGGCATCTACGAGAACGAGAGCAGAAACTGCGAGATGCTCGCAGCGGCGTGTGCAGTCGGGGTGGCTGCGTGTTTCGCGGCACCCATCGGAGGGGTTCTCTTCAGCATCGAGGTCACCACGGTGTATTTCGCGGTGCGAAATTACTGGCGGGGTTTCTTCGCGGCTGTCTGCGGCGCCACGATGTTTCGGTTGCTGGCGATCTGGTTTCAAAGGGAAGAGACCATCACCGCGATGTTCGCTACGAACTTCACCATGGACTTTCCCTTTGATCCTCAAGAACTGTTCGTGTTCGCTTTGATCGGCGTTGGCAGTGGCCTATGTGGTGCTTTTTACGTCTGGTTACATAGGCAGTATGTCATCTTCATGAGGAAGAATAAGAGTATGAACAGTTTTCTACAGAAAAA TCGTTTTCTGTATCCTGGAATCGTTTCTCTCCTGGTATCGTCCATATCCTTCCCCCTGGGGCTAGGCCAGTTCATGGCCGGTGATTTGAACACTCACGACCAAGTGTACGGTCTGTTTACCAACTTCACCTGGACCAAACAAGAACTGGGAGTCGAAGAAATGAACATAGTGAAACACTGGTCCACGGCGTATACGGACGTCTTCATCGGACTTCTAGGTTTCGGTACCTTCACG TTCATCTTTTCCATCATAAGCTCCACGGTTCCCGTACCATCGGGGATCTTCATCCCCGTGTTCAAAATAGGCGCTGCGCTAGGTAGAGCGGTGGGTGAGGCTATGGCTTTGTGGTTTCCCACTGGCGTTCGTTATGGTGGTATCATAACTCCTATCGTTCCAG GAGGTTACGCTACCGTCGGTGCAGCCGCATTTTCCGGTGCAGTTACCCACACGATCTCCGTAAGCGTCATCGTATTCGAGATGACTGGTCAGATCACTCACATCGTTCCCATCATGATCGCGGTCTTGATCAGCAACGCTATCGCTGCTCTCCTTCAGCCTAGCATATACGACAGCATCATTCTGATCAAGAAGCTACCGTACTTGCCGGACCTACTGCCATCCAGTTCAG gaatgtacAACGTTTACGTGGAGGACTTCATGGTGCGCGACGTGAGGTACATCTGGCACGGAATCACTTACCAGAAGTTGAAGGAAATTTTAAAGGAAAACCGCAAACTACGAGGCTTTCCTTTAGTTGACAATCCAGACTCGATGATCCTACTTGGTTCTATTCAGAGGCTGGAGTTAATCAAATTGATCGAGAAACACATCGGTCGTGAACGAAGGCTACAG GTGGCCCAAAAATGGCACAAAGAGGCCGAGGAAAGGGCTCGAGAAgagatggaacgacaattgagGGATCAAGAGAGAACCAGGAGGCCATCGAGGTTCGAAGTGATCCCAGCACCGGATATCTTAAAAATGCAGAGGCAAAGCGTTAACGATCTAACAATGTCACCGAGCAACGGAACAGCTCCTGACCAC CACACTTACCATTCTCCGGTATTTGGCTCGCAACCGAAGAAGTCGATCCTGAAGAAAACCAACTCTTTCACGTTGAAAGGATTCAGCCCGCTGGTCAGTCCAGCGGTTACTCCGTACACGACTGTCACCGGGGCGGAGAGCAG GATACGTCTGGCCTTCGAGGCGATCTTCCGCAAGTCTGCCACCTTACAGGACGTGGATCCCGATCCGGAATTAGGTTCCAGAGCTGGTGTGAGGCGCGACAGTCAAGAGGTCGCACCTCATACACCCATGTTAGCACCTAGTCCAGCCACCTCGAAGAAAGTACAATTG CCTCGAGAGAGAGTGATAGACATGTCCGCGGAGGATCAGAAGAGATGGGAGGAAAGCGAGATGGCGTTGGAGGTGGATTTCTCTAGGTGCCACATCGACCCAGCACCGTTTCAACTGGTCGAAAGGACGTCTCTGTTGAAGGTGCACAGCCTGTTCAGTATGGTGGGCGTGAATCATGCCTATGTAACAGCCATTGGAAGGCTGGTCGGGGTTGTTGGACTGAAAGAG CTAAGGAAAGCGATAGAGGACGCGAACGCTGGAATCTTGCCCATGCACGTTGAGAATCACATCGGTGTCTCGACATCCAGCATCGCGAAGAGCGAAACGGACACTGAGAGCAAGAACGCTAGCACGATGAACTCTATAGCTTCCGTCGATTGTGAGAAAGTTGAAAAAGTCTGA
- the ClC-a gene encoding chloride channel protein 2 isoform X1: MANQTTKKELLEETLHHHPEGSEEEVDREWEEFTRLMAKLRENRRNRPHRPSQAFYPCPPPNADEEQQDFDPFDYINTIMYGRYTKDLGEYAKEEARKLKYHEKARRKYDKTRAEDLRKSRRGPLCRKLLALLAFAWKHTGARLGEDWVFLALLGVIMALISYAMDRGISMCNNARIWLYQDLTHHPALQYLAWVSLPVCLILFSAGFVHIVAPQSIGSGIPEMKTILRGVALKEYLTFRTLVAKVIGLTATLGSGLPLGKEGPFVHIASIVATLLSKLVTSFQGIYENESRNCEMLAAACAVGVAACFAAPIGGVLFSIEVTTVYFAVRNYWRGFFAAVCGATMFRLLAIWFQREETITAMFATNFTMDFPFDPQELFVFALIGVGSGLCGAFYVWLHRQYVIFMRKNKSMNSFLQKNRFLYPGIVSLLVSSISFPLGLGQFMAGDLNTHDQVYGLFTNFTWTKQELGVEEMNIVKHWSTAYTDVFIGLLGFGTFTFIFSIISSTVPVPSGIFIPVFKIGAALGRAVGEAMALWFPTGVRYGGIITPIVPGGYATVGAAAFSGAVTHTISVSVIVFEMTGQITHIVPIMIAVLISNAIAALLQPSIYDSIILIKKLPYLPDLLPSSSGMYNVYVEDFMVRDVRYIWHGITYQKLKEILKENRKLRGFPLVDNPDSMILLGSIQRLELIKLIEKHIGRERRLQVAQKWHKEAEERAREEMERQLRDQERTRRPSRFEVIPAPDILKMQRQSVNDLTMSPSNGTAPDHHTYHSPVFGSQPKKSILKKTNSFTLKGFSPLVSPAVTPYTTVTGAESRIRLAFEAIFRKSATLQDVDPDPELGSRAGVRRDSQEVAPHTPMLAPSPATSKKVQLPRERVIDMSAEDQKRWEESEMALEVDFSRCHIDPAPFQLVERTSLLKVHSLFSMVGVNHAYVTAIGRLVGVVGLKELRKAIEDANAGILPMHVENHIGVSTSSIAKSETDTESKNASTMNSIASVDCEKVEKV; this comes from the exons ATGTATGGTCGCTACACGAAGGACCTGGGTGAGTACGCAAAAGAAGAGGCACGCAAACTCAAATACCACGAGAAAGCTCGACGGAAATATGACAAGACCAGGGCGGAGGATTTACGGAAGTCGAGAAGAGGACCACTGTGTCGGAAGCTGCTGGCTCTGTTGGCCTTCGCCTGGAAACACACCGGAGCTAGACTAGGCGAGGACTGGGTCTTTTTGGCTCTTCTCGGTGTTATCATGGCACTTATCAGCTACGCCATGGATCGTGGGATCTCTATGTGCAATAACG CCAGGATATGGCTTTATCAGGATCTGACGCACCATCCGGCGCTTCAATATCTGGCCTGGGTGTCCTTGCCGGTTTGCCTGATCCTCTTCAGTGCCGGCTTCGTGCATATCGTTGCGCCGCAGAGCATAGGATCCGGAATTCCAGAGATGAAGACCATTCTACGCGGAGTCGCCTTGAAGGAGTACCTCACTTTTCGTACTCTAGTCGCCAAG GTGATAGGTTTGACCGCCACCCTGGGCTCCGGCTTGCCCCTAGGCAAAGAGGGTCCTTTCGTGCATATCGCCAGTATCGTAGCCACCCTTCTGTCGAAATTGGTCACCAGCTTTCAAGGCATCTACGAGAACGAGAGCAGAAACTGCGAGATGCTCGCAGCGGCGTGTGCAGTCGGGGTGGCTGCGTGTTTCGCGGCACCCATCGGAGGGGTTCTCTTCAGCATCGAGGTCACCACGGTGTATTTCGCGGTGCGAAATTACTGGCGGGGTTTCTTCGCGGCTGTCTGCGGCGCCACGATGTTTCGGTTGCTGGCGATCTGGTTTCAAAGGGAAGAGACCATCACCGCGATGTTCGCTACGAACTTCACCATGGACTTTCCCTTTGATCCTCAAGAACTGTTCGTGTTCGCTTTGATCGGCGTTGGCAGTGGCCTATGTGGTGCTTTTTACGTCTGGTTACATAGGCAGTATGTCATCTTCATGAGGAAGAATAAGAGTATGAACAGTTTTCTACAGAAAAA TCGTTTTCTGTATCCTGGAATCGTTTCTCTCCTGGTATCGTCCATATCCTTCCCCCTGGGGCTAGGCCAGTTCATGGCCGGTGATTTGAACACTCACGACCAAGTGTACGGTCTGTTTACCAACTTCACCTGGACCAAACAAGAACTGGGAGTCGAAGAAATGAACATAGTGAAACACTGGTCCACGGCGTATACGGACGTCTTCATCGGACTTCTAGGTTTCGGTACCTTCACG TTCATCTTTTCCATCATAAGCTCCACGGTTCCCGTACCATCGGGGATCTTCATCCCCGTGTTCAAAATAGGCGCTGCGCTAGGTAGAGCGGTGGGTGAGGCTATGGCTTTGTGGTTTCCCACTGGCGTTCGTTATGGTGGTATCATAACTCCTATCGTTCCAG GAGGTTACGCTACCGTCGGTGCAGCCGCATTTTCCGGTGCAGTTACCCACACGATCTCCGTAAGCGTCATCGTATTCGAGATGACTGGTCAGATCACTCACATCGTTCCCATCATGATCGCGGTCTTGATCAGCAACGCTATCGCTGCTCTCCTTCAGCCTAGCATATACGACAGCATCATTCTGATCAAGAAGCTACCGTACTTGCCGGACCTACTGCCATCCAGTTCAG gaatgtacAACGTTTACGTGGAGGACTTCATGGTGCGCGACGTGAGGTACATCTGGCACGGAATCACTTACCAGAAGTTGAAGGAAATTTTAAAGGAAAACCGCAAACTACGAGGCTTTCCTTTAGTTGACAATCCAGACTCGATGATCCTACTTGGTTCTATTCAGAGGCTGGAGTTAATCAAATTGATCGAGAAACACATCGGTCGTGAACGAAGGCTACAG GTGGCCCAAAAATGGCACAAAGAGGCCGAGGAAAGGGCTCGAGAAgagatggaacgacaattgagGGATCAAGAGAGAACCAGGAGGCCATCGAGGTTCGAAGTGATCCCAGCACCGGATATCTTAAAAATGCAGAGGCAAAGCGTTAACGATCTAACAATGTCACCGAGCAACGGAACAGCTCCTGACCAC CACACTTACCATTCTCCGGTATTTGGCTCGCAACCGAAGAAGTCGATCCTGAAGAAAACCAACTCTTTCACGTTGAAAGGATTCAGCCCGCTGGTCAGTCCAGCGGTTACTCCGTACACGACTGTCACCGGGGCGGAGAGCAG GATACGTCTGGCCTTCGAGGCGATCTTCCGCAAGTCTGCCACCTTACAGGACGTGGATCCCGATCCGGAATTAGGTTCCAGAGCTGGTGTGAGGCGCGACAGTCAAGAGGTCGCACCTCATACACCCATGTTAGCACCTAGTCCAGCCACCTCGAAGAAAGTACAATTG CCTCGAGAGAGAGTGATAGACATGTCCGCGGAGGATCAGAAGAGATGGGAGGAAAGCGAGATGGCGTTGGAGGTGGATTTCTCTAGGTGCCACATCGACCCAGCACCGTTTCAACTGGTCGAAAGGACGTCTCTGTTGAAGGTGCACAGCCTGTTCAGTATGGTGGGCGTGAATCATGCCTATGTAACAGCCATTGGAAGGCTGGTCGGGGTTGTTGGACTGAAAGAG CTAAGGAAAGCGATAGAGGACGCGAACGCTGGAATCTTGCCCATGCACGTTGAGAATCACATCGGTGTCTCGACATCCAGCATCGCGAAGAGCGAAACGGACACTGAGAGCAAGAACGCTAGCACGATGAACTCTATAGCTTCCGTCGATTGTGAGAAAGTTGAAAAAGTCTGA
- the ClC-a gene encoding chloride channel protein 2 isoform X3, whose amino-acid sequence MADAEGIQDGGLGYQNTLMYGRYTKDLGEYAKEEARKLKYHEKARRKYDKTRAEDLRKSRRGPLCRKLLALLAFAWKHTGARLGEDWVFLALLGVIMALISYAMDRGISMCNNARIWLYQDLTHHPALQYLAWVSLPVCLILFSAGFVHIVAPQSIGSGIPEMKTILRGVALKEYLTFRTLVAKVIGLTATLGSGLPLGKEGPFVHIASIVATLLSKLVTSFQGIYENESRNCEMLAAACAVGVAACFAAPIGGVLFSIEVTTVYFAVRNYWRGFFAAVCGATMFRLLAIWFQREETITAMFATNFTMDFPFDPQELFVFALIGVGSGLCGAFYVWLHRQYVIFMRKNKSMNSFLQKNRFLYPGIVSLLVSSISFPLGLGQFMAGDLNTHDQVYGLFTNFTWTKQELGVEEMNIVKHWSTAYTDVFIGLLGFGTFTFIFSIISSTVPVPSGIFIPVFKIGAALGRAVGEAMALWFPTGVRYGGIITPIVPGGYATVGAAAFSGAVTHTISVSVIVFEMTGQITHIVPIMIAVLISNAIAALLQPSIYDSIILIKKLPYLPDLLPSSSGMYNVYVEDFMVRDVRYIWHGITYQKLKEILKENRKLRGFPLVDNPDSMILLGSIQRLELIKLIEKHIGRERRLQVAQKWHKEAEERAREEMERQLRDQERTRRPSRFEVIPAPDILKMQRQSVNDLTMSPSNGTAPDHHTYHSPVFGSQPKKSILKKTNSFTLKGFSPLVSPAVTPYTTVTGAESRIRLAFEAIFRKSATLQDVDPDPELGSRAGVRRDSQEVAPHTPMLAPSPATSKKVQLPRERVIDMSAEDQKRWEESEMALEVDFSRCHIDPAPFQLVERTSLLKVHSLFSMVGVNHAYVTAIGRLVGVVGLKELRKAIEDANAGILPMHVENHIGVSTSSIAKSETDTESKNASTMNSIASVDCEKVEKV is encoded by the exons ATGTATGGTCGCTACACGAAGGACCTGGGTGAGTACGCAAAAGAAGAGGCACGCAAACTCAAATACCACGAGAAAGCTCGACGGAAATATGACAAGACCAGGGCGGAGGATTTACGGAAGTCGAGAAGAGGACCACTGTGTCGGAAGCTGCTGGCTCTGTTGGCCTTCGCCTGGAAACACACCGGAGCTAGACTAGGCGAGGACTGGGTCTTTTTGGCTCTTCTCGGTGTTATCATGGCACTTATCAGCTACGCCATGGATCGTGGGATCTCTATGTGCAATAACG CCAGGATATGGCTTTATCAGGATCTGACGCACCATCCGGCGCTTCAATATCTGGCCTGGGTGTCCTTGCCGGTTTGCCTGATCCTCTTCAGTGCCGGCTTCGTGCATATCGTTGCGCCGCAGAGCATAGGATCCGGAATTCCAGAGATGAAGACCATTCTACGCGGAGTCGCCTTGAAGGAGTACCTCACTTTTCGTACTCTAGTCGCCAAG GTGATAGGTTTGACCGCCACCCTGGGCTCCGGCTTGCCCCTAGGCAAAGAGGGTCCTTTCGTGCATATCGCCAGTATCGTAGCCACCCTTCTGTCGAAATTGGTCACCAGCTTTCAAGGCATCTACGAGAACGAGAGCAGAAACTGCGAGATGCTCGCAGCGGCGTGTGCAGTCGGGGTGGCTGCGTGTTTCGCGGCACCCATCGGAGGGGTTCTCTTCAGCATCGAGGTCACCACGGTGTATTTCGCGGTGCGAAATTACTGGCGGGGTTTCTTCGCGGCTGTCTGCGGCGCCACGATGTTTCGGTTGCTGGCGATCTGGTTTCAAAGGGAAGAGACCATCACCGCGATGTTCGCTACGAACTTCACCATGGACTTTCCCTTTGATCCTCAAGAACTGTTCGTGTTCGCTTTGATCGGCGTTGGCAGTGGCCTATGTGGTGCTTTTTACGTCTGGTTACATAGGCAGTATGTCATCTTCATGAGGAAGAATAAGAGTATGAACAGTTTTCTACAGAAAAA TCGTTTTCTGTATCCTGGAATCGTTTCTCTCCTGGTATCGTCCATATCCTTCCCCCTGGGGCTAGGCCAGTTCATGGCCGGTGATTTGAACACTCACGACCAAGTGTACGGTCTGTTTACCAACTTCACCTGGACCAAACAAGAACTGGGAGTCGAAGAAATGAACATAGTGAAACACTGGTCCACGGCGTATACGGACGTCTTCATCGGACTTCTAGGTTTCGGTACCTTCACG TTCATCTTTTCCATCATAAGCTCCACGGTTCCCGTACCATCGGGGATCTTCATCCCCGTGTTCAAAATAGGCGCTGCGCTAGGTAGAGCGGTGGGTGAGGCTATGGCTTTGTGGTTTCCCACTGGCGTTCGTTATGGTGGTATCATAACTCCTATCGTTCCAG GAGGTTACGCTACCGTCGGTGCAGCCGCATTTTCCGGTGCAGTTACCCACACGATCTCCGTAAGCGTCATCGTATTCGAGATGACTGGTCAGATCACTCACATCGTTCCCATCATGATCGCGGTCTTGATCAGCAACGCTATCGCTGCTCTCCTTCAGCCTAGCATATACGACAGCATCATTCTGATCAAGAAGCTACCGTACTTGCCGGACCTACTGCCATCCAGTTCAG gaatgtacAACGTTTACGTGGAGGACTTCATGGTGCGCGACGTGAGGTACATCTGGCACGGAATCACTTACCAGAAGTTGAAGGAAATTTTAAAGGAAAACCGCAAACTACGAGGCTTTCCTTTAGTTGACAATCCAGACTCGATGATCCTACTTGGTTCTATTCAGAGGCTGGAGTTAATCAAATTGATCGAGAAACACATCGGTCGTGAACGAAGGCTACAG GTGGCCCAAAAATGGCACAAAGAGGCCGAGGAAAGGGCTCGAGAAgagatggaacgacaattgagGGATCAAGAGAGAACCAGGAGGCCATCGAGGTTCGAAGTGATCCCAGCACCGGATATCTTAAAAATGCAGAGGCAAAGCGTTAACGATCTAACAATGTCACCGAGCAACGGAACAGCTCCTGACCAC CACACTTACCATTCTCCGGTATTTGGCTCGCAACCGAAGAAGTCGATCCTGAAGAAAACCAACTCTTTCACGTTGAAAGGATTCAGCCCGCTGGTCAGTCCAGCGGTTACTCCGTACACGACTGTCACCGGGGCGGAGAGCAG GATACGTCTGGCCTTCGAGGCGATCTTCCGCAAGTCTGCCACCTTACAGGACGTGGATCCCGATCCGGAATTAGGTTCCAGAGCTGGTGTGAGGCGCGACAGTCAAGAGGTCGCACCTCATACACCCATGTTAGCACCTAGTCCAGCCACCTCGAAGAAAGTACAATTG CCTCGAGAGAGAGTGATAGACATGTCCGCGGAGGATCAGAAGAGATGGGAGGAAAGCGAGATGGCGTTGGAGGTGGATTTCTCTAGGTGCCACATCGACCCAGCACCGTTTCAACTGGTCGAAAGGACGTCTCTGTTGAAGGTGCACAGCCTGTTCAGTATGGTGGGCGTGAATCATGCCTATGTAACAGCCATTGGAAGGCTGGTCGGGGTTGTTGGACTGAAAGAG CTAAGGAAAGCGATAGAGGACGCGAACGCTGGAATCTTGCCCATGCACGTTGAGAATCACATCGGTGTCTCGACATCCAGCATCGCGAAGAGCGAAACGGACACTGAGAGCAAGAACGCTAGCACGATGAACTCTATAGCTTCCGTCGATTGTGAGAAAGTTGAAAAAGTCTGA